DNA from Nitrospira sp.:
TGCAATGCCGATGAGATGGAACCTGGCACCTTTAAGGATCGCCTGTTGATGGAGCGGGACCCGCATCAACTGATCGAAGGCATGATCGTCTCGGGATTCGCCATCGAGGCGGATGTCGCCTACATCTTTCTGCGCGGCGAGTATGTGCAGGCGGCTGAGCGGCTCTCTCGCGCCATCGCGGAAGCGTACGACGCGCACTATCTCGGCAAGAATATTCTGAGTTCCGATTACAGTCTTGAGTTGTACCTGCACCTGAGCGGCGGACGGTATATGTGCGGTGAGGAAACCGGGTTGCTCAATGCGCTGGAAGGCAAGCGCGCCAATCCGAGATCGAAGCCGCCCTTTCCCCCGGTGGTCGGTCTCTTCGGCAAGCCCACAGTGGTCAACAATGTCGAGACATTGTGCTGCGTGCCCCACATCATCACCCACGGCGGGGAGTGGTTCCGTACCTTGGGGCGCACCCAAGATGCCGGTACCAAACTGTTCGGGGTGAGCGGAAAAGTGAAACGCCCAGGACTCTGGGAGCTGCCCATGGGGACGACGATTCGCGAAATCCTTGAAGAGCATGCCGGCGGTATGCGCGATGGCCTGACATTTCGGGCGCTGCTTCCGGGCGGCGCGTCGACCGATTTTGTCACGGAAGAGCATCTGGATACCTCCATGGACTTCACCGCCATGACGAAGATCGGCAGCCGCATGGGCACAGGCACCATGATCGTGCTGGATGACCAGACCTGTCCGGTGGGTATGACCTGGAATCTGATGCATTTTTTCGCGCAGGAATCCTGCGGCTGGTGCACGCCCTGCTGGAGCGGGCTGGGATGGGTGGAACGAATTCTACAGTCCATGGAAGAGGGACGGGGGCAGCCGGGCGATCTCGACAAGCTGGCGTCTCAAGCCAAGATGTGGGGTCCCGGCGCCACCTTTTGCGCACTGGCGCCCGGCGCCGCAGAGCCGCTGCAAAGCGCCTTGAAATACTTCCGCGAAGACTTCGAACGGCACATTCGCGAAAAACGCTGTCCATGGAGGTAGCTGTGGCGACCGTGCATGTTGACGGAACATCGTATCAGATGAATGCAGAAGAGAATTTACTTCACGGCTGTCTCTCCGCTGGGCTGAATCTGCCCTATTTCTGCTGGCATCCCGCGCTCGGGTCTGTCGGCGCCTGCCGCCAGTGCGCCGTCAAGCAGTTCAAGGACGAGCAGGATCAGCAGGGAAAGATCGTCATGGCCTGCATGACCCCGGCTGCCGAGGGCGCGCGCATCGCGATTCAGGATCCCGAGGCGGTCGCCTTTCGCGCCGCCATCGTCGAGGGGCTGATGCTGAATCATCCTCACGACTGTCCGGTGTGCGATGAAGGCGGCGAGTGCCATCTCCAAGACATGACGGTGATGACAGGTCACAATTACCGCCGTTATGAGTTCGACAAACGCACGTTTCATAACCAGAATCTCGGCCCGCTGGTGAATCATGAGATGAACCGCTGCATCCAGTGTTACCGCTGCGTCCGCTATTATCGAGAGTATGCAGGCGGGCGCGATTTGAATGCGTTTGCGTCGCGCAATACCGTCTTCTTCGGCCGTCAGGCAGACGGGGTGTTGGAAAATGAGTTCAGCGGTAACCTCGTCGAGATCTGCCCGACCGGCGTGTTCACGGACAAAACCCTGAAGCGCCACTACACGCGCAAATGGGACCAGCAGTTTGCTCCCTCGATCTGCGTGCATTGCGGACTTGGGTGCAATACCGATGTCGGTGAGCACTCCGGCACGGTGCGGCGCATCGTCAACCGCTACAATCACGAGGTCAACGGCTATTTCCTCTGCGACCGCGGCCGGTTCGGTTATGAATTCGTCAATAGCGACCATCGCATCCGCGAACCGTTGCTCAAGGGCGAGGCGGTGAGTGCGGACACGGCCAACCGGCAGCTGCATGACACCGTGGCCTCCGGCAAAGCCGTCGGCATCGGTTCGCCGAGGGCATCACTGGAATCCAACTTTGCCTTACGCACATTGGTGGGCCCAGACCGGTTCTATTCCGGCATGGCGGACAGCGAAGCGAAGCTGACGGCGCTGGCGATCGATATTCTTCGGCGCGGCCCTCTGCGGACGCCTACACTCCGCGAGATGGAAGAGTGCGACGCGGTGTTTGTTTTGGGCGAGGACGTGACCAACGTCGCGCCCCGCATAGCGCTTGCTCTGCGTCAGTCGGTGCGCCGGCAGCCCATCGAGATGGCGAAGGAGTTGAAGATTCCATTGTGGATGGACCATGGCATACGCGACGCCATTCAGGATCGGAGGGGCCCGTTGTATATCGCGACGCCCTATGCCACGCGGGTGGACGAGATCGCCACAGCCACGTTCCATGCGGCCCCCGACGATCTCGCGCGCCTGGGTTTCGCGGTGGCGAACGCGCTTGACCCGCAGGCAGTCTCGCGAGGGGATTTCCCGCTGGCGGGCGAGATCGCCCGCGCACTCAAGAACGCCAAGAAACCATTGGTGATTGCCGGCCCGAGTTGCAACAGCGAGGCCGTTATTCAGGCGGCCGCCAACGTGGCGATGTCTGTCGGGGCCATGCTCAGCTTTACGGCGCCCGAGTGTAATACCGTAGGCGCCATGCTGATGGGCGCGAATCCATTGACCGCTGCGTTTCAAGCGATCAAGGACGGCGATGCCGACACGGTCATCATTCTGGAGAATGATCTGTATCGACGGGCGCCTCGTGCCGACGTCGATGCGCTCCTCCATGCGGCGGCGCACGTGATCCTGCTCGATCACCTCGCCAATGGGATATCCGCCAAAGCCGAACTTGTGTTGCCGTCCGGGACCTTCGCGGAATCCGACGGCACGTTCATCGGCAGCGAGGGACGCGCGCAGCGGTTTTTCCAAGCCTTTGTGCCGTCCGGCGCCATTCAAGAAAGTTGGCGCTGGCTGGGAAGAGATTCTTGGAAAAGTCTCGATGAGGTGCTGGCCGCGATGGCGACGGCCTTGCCGCAACTGGCGCCCGCTCGCGATGCTGCGCCGTCGGCTCGATTCCGGATCGCCGGGGCGAAAGTTCCGCGTTCACCGCATCGAGCGAGCGGCCGCACGGCGGTGTTGGCCAATCTCAACGTCTCGGAGCCCAAACCGCCGGACGATCCTGACTCGCCGCTGTCGTTTTCCATGGAAGGCGCGCCCACGCACCCGCCGGGAGCACTTATTCCATTCGTCTGGTCGCCCGGCTGGAATTCCATTCAGGCGACCAACAGCTATCAAAAGGAGATCGGCGGCCCTCTGAGCGGGGGCGACCCAGGAGTGCGGATGGTCGAGCCCGCGCCGTTTCACGGTCGATCCTATTTCAGTGAGATTCCCGCTGCCTTTGCGCCGCGGGAGGGAGAGTGGCTGCTGGTGCCGATGTATCACATCTTCGGCTCGGATGAACTGAGTCTTTCGGCGCCGGGTATTGCCGAACTCGCCACGACCGCTCATGTGGCCGTGGATGCAGTTGATCTTACGGAGGGGGAAGAGGTCGAAGTGCGCTGCGCCGGCGGCACGTTCAGACTGCCCGTCCGCATCCGGCCCGACCTGCCGCGCGGTGTTGCCGGTCTGTCTGCGGGACTGGCTCCTATCGCCGGATTGGGTTTGCCGGCATGGGGGAAGATCGTGAAGATCACATGACCAGCCCGTACCCAATGCTTTCGGTCCTCGGCATTCTCTTCGCTGCGCTCACCATCGCGGCCTGGCTCATCTGGCTCGAGCGGCGGCTACTCGCCTTGTGGCAAGACCGGTACGGTCCGAATCGCGTCGGACCATTCGGGCTGCTCCAGGTGGTGGCTGACGGCGTGAAGATCTTCATGAAGGAAGACTGGGTGCCTCCGTTCGCGGATAAACCGGTTTTTATTCTGGCTCCGGCCATCATCATGCTGACCGCGTTGATGGCGTTTGCGGTGCTTCCCGTCGCTCCGGGAATCATCATCAGCGATCTTAATATCGGGTTGCTGTTTGTTCTCGCCCTGTCGTCGCTCGGCGTGTATAGCGTGGTGCTGGCCGGCTGGTCCTCCAACAACAAGTATGCGCTCCTCGGCGGCATGCGGGCGGCGGCCCAAATGATCAGCTACGAAGTGTTCATGGGCCTTTCCCTGATGGGGGTGGTGCTCCTGGCCGGGTCGTTCAGCCTCCCGGCCATCGTGGAAGCGCAGCGGGAACTCTGGTTCGTCGTTCCACAATTCCTCGGCTTCGTCTTGTTTCTGATCGCTGGCCTGGCCGAAACGCGCCGCACTCCGTTCGACCTGCCTGAAGCGGAGAGCGAGCTGGTCGCCGGGTATCACTCTGAATATTCCGGGATGAAGTTCGGCATGTTCTTTGTCGGCGAGTATCTCGGCGTGACGCTGATCTCCGCGCTGATCACGGTGTTGTTTTTCGGAGGCTGGCTCGGTCCGGTACTTCCGCCGATCGTCTGGTTTCTGCTCAAAACGTTTTTCTTCATTGCGTTCTTTATTTTGCTGCGGGCTTCCCTGCCGCGCCCACGATTCGACCAGCTCATGTCGTGGGGCTGGAAGGTCATGTTGCCCTTGGCGCTGGCCAACCTGGTTGTGACCGGCGCACTGGTGCTCGCCTGGAGTTAACCCATGCTCAGCATACTGAAATCGATGTGGTACGTGTTCCTGCACAGCTTTCAGAAGAGGGTGACGGTGCAGTATCCGGAGGAAAAGCCCTACCTGGCCCCGCGTTATAGAGGAAGAATCATCCTCTCGCGCGATCCGGATGGGGGCGAGCGCTGTGTTGCCTGCAATCTGTGCGCGGTCGCCTGCCCGGTGAGCTGTATCGCTCTTCAGGCCACGGAAGATGAGCACGGCCGCCGATTTCCGGAATTCTTTCGCATCAATTTCTCGCGGTGTATTTTCTGCGGGTATTGCGAGGAGGCCTGTCCCACCTATGCGATTCAACTGACGCCTGACTTCGAGATGGGCGAGTTCCACCGTCAGAATCTGGTCTATGAAAAGGAAGATCTGCTTATCAATGGACCAGGCAAATATCCCGACTATAACTTCTGGCGTGTCGCCGGGGCGCAGATCGGCGGCAAAGACAAGGGACAGGCCGCGCACGAGGCCGCGCCGGTGGATGTTCACAGTTTGCTGCCGTGAGGTGTTTATGGAAGTGGTCTTCTATATTGCGGGAACTGTGGCCATCGTCGCCACGGTTCTCATGTTGATGGGTCTGAATGTGGTCCATGCGTTGCTGTATTTGATCGTGTCGTTGCTGGCGGTCGCGGTGGTGTTTTACGTGATCGGGGCG
Protein-coding regions in this window:
- a CDS encoding NADH-ubiquinone oxidoreductase chain G — translated: MATVHVDGTSYQMNAEENLLHGCLSAGLNLPYFCWHPALGSVGACRQCAVKQFKDEQDQQGKIVMACMTPAAEGARIAIQDPEAVAFRAAIVEGLMLNHPHDCPVCDEGGECHLQDMTVMTGHNYRRYEFDKRTFHNQNLGPLVNHEMNRCIQCYRCVRYYREYAGGRDLNAFASRNTVFFGRQADGVLENEFSGNLVEICPTGVFTDKTLKRHYTRKWDQQFAPSICVHCGLGCNTDVGEHSGTVRRIVNRYNHEVNGYFLCDRGRFGYEFVNSDHRIREPLLKGEAVSADTANRQLHDTVASGKAVGIGSPRASLESNFALRTLVGPDRFYSGMADSEAKLTALAIDILRRGPLRTPTLREMEECDAVFVLGEDVTNVAPRIALALRQSVRRQPIEMAKELKIPLWMDHGIRDAIQDRRGPLYIATPYATRVDEIATATFHAAPDDLARLGFAVANALDPQAVSRGDFPLAGEIARALKNAKKPLVIAGPSCNSEAVIQAAANVAMSVGAMLSFTAPECNTVGAMLMGANPLTAAFQAIKDGDADTVIILENDLYRRAPRADVDALLHAAAHVILLDHLANGISAKAELVLPSGTFAESDGTFIGSEGRAQRFFQAFVPSGAIQESWRWLGRDSWKSLDEVLAAMATALPQLAPARDAAPSARFRIAGAKVPRSPHRASGRTAVLANLNVSEPKPPDDPDSPLSFSMEGAPTHPPGALIPFVWSPGWNSIQATNSYQKEIGGPLSGGDPGVRMVEPAPFHGRSYFSEIPAAFAPREGEWLLVPMYHIFGSDELSLSAPGIAELATTAHVAVDAVDLTEGEEVEVRCAGGTFRLPVRIRPDLPRGVAGLSAGLAPIAGLGLPAWGKIVKIT
- a CDS encoding NADH-ubiquinone oxidoreductase chain I; its protein translation is MLSILKSMWYVFLHSFQKRVTVQYPEEKPYLAPRYRGRIILSRDPDGGERCVACNLCAVACPVSCIALQATEDEHGRRFPEFFRINFSRCIFCGYCEEACPTYAIQLTPDFEMGEFHRQNLVYEKEDLLINGPGKYPDYNFWRVAGAQIGGKDKGQAAHEAAPVDVHSLLP
- a CDS encoding NADH-ubiquinone oxidoreductase chain H, whose amino-acid sequence is MTSPYPMLSVLGILFAALTIAAWLIWLERRLLALWQDRYGPNRVGPFGLLQVVADGVKIFMKEDWVPPFADKPVFILAPAIIMLTALMAFAVLPVAPGIIISDLNIGLLFVLALSSLGVYSVVLAGWSSNNKYALLGGMRAAAQMISYEVFMGLSLMGVVLLAGSFSLPAIVEAQRELWFVVPQFLGFVLFLIAGLAETRRTPFDLPEAESELVAGYHSEYSGMKFGMFFVGEYLGVTLISALITVLFFGGWLGPVLPPIVWFLLKTFFFIAFFILLRASLPRPRFDQLMSWGWKVMLPLALANLVVTGALVLAWS
- a CDS encoding NADH-ubiquinone oxidoreductase chain F, which gives rise to MTLLTDKPLTKNMRQDGSVVDIRSYEQAGGYQAVRKVLLGGMTPKAVTDAVKDANLRGRGGAGFPTAKKWSFVPLGKDAPNPTYLICNADEMEPGTFKDRLLMERDPHQLIEGMIVSGFAIEADVAYIFLRGEYVQAAERLSRAIAEAYDAHYLGKNILSSDYSLELYLHLSGGRYMCGEETGLLNALEGKRANPRSKPPFPPVVGLFGKPTVVNNVETLCCVPHIITHGGEWFRTLGRTQDAGTKLFGVSGKVKRPGLWELPMGTTIREILEEHAGGMRDGLTFRALLPGGASTDFVTEEHLDTSMDFTAMTKIGSRMGTGTMIVLDDQTCPVGMTWNLMHFFAQESCGWCTPCWSGLGWVERILQSMEEGRGQPGDLDKLASQAKMWGPGATFCALAPGAAEPLQSALKYFREDFERHIREKRCPWR